ggaggaggaggagcgtgatctggaggagccccagtccagcacttcaactgcagggtagttttgataataaatatatacagcacaatatggaacgttttattttttttgtctccctccctcccaaataaaattcttaatttcaaagttttatttgtaatatacttttttttccaaataaaaaaattaaacattttacttgataacttgtgtgttgtttctttatttttatactgaaatataattgtatctcaaacagggcaacagtgtttccagtctcactttttgccaagttttaatcctggtctgcctttgccatttcggaggttgatttttgtaaaatactaggcattgcaaaaccttatctagctctgcaactgtgcaagatatttcaattctgatttcagatttgaattccttggaaaattgtgcagctacaatatactctagtttttttatatatatatataactcttggaaagaggttgaaattgaccaatttttaaaaatattatttattatttttcatatttcgataatttttggggaggtgtagctcatatgaaaataaaaataaaatcaccccacaacaaaataaattacaccaatggaaagatctacttaatgcctttctgtaggagtattgggttttcatttctgatttaaggttccaaaaccacaagtgtttaaacagaaagtgttcatgtttatgaccggatatgtttattccccgtaggcagcatagggttaaaacacttcatgcaactcaaagatgataaaagattgaaaacactttgtttgcaggtgttactgttaatagatatatgtagaataacatgcatcctttttaactgagtgctgagctgtgctgtgctgtgctgtgctgttcagcctacctgccagcgccttgcctttgtagaggagtccctgttgattgacaggtatgttgagcctgtcagagaccagactccagactgtggagaccttctcatcctcacagacctgtcaagagacaagaacacacagacacacagtgaggggatgagcattaaacactgaaactacatcttcatcctcacaggacaggcgagagacaagaacacacaaacacacacacacacacacacacagacacacacagacacacagtgaggggatgagcattaaacactgaaactacatcttcatcagtacgcacgcctcgagtgaagtgacatccctcatctgccaccatgcaaatgcacttagtgtaaTTTCAAAcaggattgagattattatgctcaagagctaaaaggcaacaacaacgtacgcttagaaataataaaacaatgtttttaagaaagccctcaggacacgtgacgacatcccctccttgacaacgtcctgtcctcctgtaggaagtgtctctttacctcagcaatacctgagctgggaaggtacacattttaaagggccttgattTGCAGCAATGCAGTTTAACCCGctctgtaatgttttatgttctgttatcaaacaaccgctgacttgcccaatcgtagaaagtagaagtagaaaatgtggtttgtcttaccaaacacacacaatgggaacagtcagtcaatatgtagcggtattgtgaagcgggatgtggggctgctcaatgccttgctcactgggtgtgcttctattcttttaaacaaagtaaggagaggagaggagagggggaggagagagacacagagtcacaactacacgctgctctacacctgcatttcagagtgtgtatgctgcagctgtgattgtgtgtgcgtctctgtgtcactgtacagctgtgtctgtgtgtgtctgtataacattgtacatctgctgcagctaggattgtgtgtgtagccgtgtttattgtgttcaatttaccttgtgtagctgctccagcctctcactgtgtgtgtgtttgtgtgtgtctgtgtgtgtgtgtgtgtatagcagtgtgtgtgtttgtgttcaggttacctcgtgttgctgctccagactctcattgcgtcggcagggctgaagtgtttgttcagaagagcaggcaggctgtgccacactgacccggggtgaggcgaggagtgagaggaggggtgaggcgaggggtgagaggaggggtgagctgtgctgtgctgtgctgttcagcctacctgccagcgccttgcctttgtagaggagtccctgttgattgacaggtatgttgagcctgtcagagaccagactccagactgtggagaccttctcatcctcacagacctgtcaagagacaagaacatacagacacacactgaggggatgagcattaaacactgaaactacatcttcatcctcacaggacaggcgagagacaagaacacacaaacacacacacacacacacacacacacacacacacagagacacacacacacacacacacacacacacacacacacacacagtgaggggataaccattaaacactgaaactacatcttcatcagtacacaagcctcgagtgaagcgacatccctcatctgccaccatgcaaatgcacttagtgtaatttcaaacgggattgagattattatgatcatgagctaaaaggcaataacaacgtacgattataaacaataaagatgacccccagtcaatatagccggggaatcacacccccgtcaaaccgcaccctgctgatcagagctcacaaagacaaacacattattaaaagccactcagcaaacagtcacaagcgggtccggacggccatttgttattaaaaatgcgggattcaaaaacaaccgctgcactgaataataaacaaagtaaacgagatgcactcacctggtttaacgagcgctgtccctcgtagtctgtgtaaaacaatagcaaacgcctcctcacatggcgtccttcttccacaaacttatcacatgaaataaagtcgtttcacacagacacacgcctccggctgagctgtcctctgctctttacaattggtagcgaacttcagggagacagacgaggctttagtgttaactaattctgcttcataaaaccaaatgaaacctgctgaaaaacgtcacgttagcatactgaaatacacacgcatctacgtctgtgattaaattattgcaaacacccgtatatactttcagatacattttaaaccgctataaaagagaactacagttgattccttcaggcacgttccggtttagaatcgttgtttactttggttatttcgaaactgcccgttttaaaatatgactgatagtaaaacaattcttcactaaaagcatgaaaatataatattattaaaatactgacgtggacacgtgtactaaaaaaatgttttattaataataaatgtatatttttaaacaggtgcgcaccttggacagccatagggtctatacaaattaggtaacgcatttctaacttttgattcgctaactgcgttcgccaatcagaagtcacttaatttgtgacttgtcttttatccaatcagattgtttagGACATGACGTAACCGTTCCACTTTCTCTCCACGAGATAGCCGCATCGGTAAGGAATTCAGCAAATAATCTTCCAGCGCCTCCCGACTGCAGTACCGCTGCGTGTCCACTGGAGGGAGCCGAGCGCCTCAGTGGCGGCGGCTTCGCATGACTCGAGCGCGTTTGTGACGTCCCCGCCCCGATTGGCCCGTCTGTCGCTGTTTGTGAAGATAGCGTTCGCAGTTTTCACTGTGAACCTCTGGAGCTTGGGAAGGGAAACTGCCCGTGAAAGCTGAGcgaccaaaactgtgaaaaatgacatcGCTCTGATAAAAATACGAGACGCCCTACACAGCATGAGTCATAAATCACAGAAATCGTGATTCCtacaaacatcatcatcatcataataataataataatattaataataatacacgtcaTTAATTCGGCTGCAGTGTTGCTAGGACTCCTAGCGTCACATTCCCCTCTGGCTGTAGTACCGGTGTGTGTCCACGGGAGGGGGCAGTGTGCCTCACTGCCTGCTTGCCTGCGCTTTGGCTCCGCACCCActcaaaaaccttttttaaaatgtattttgaaatctgAATTTGGACGCGTGTATTGTTTTGAAGTCAGTAAACTTTTGAATTGCAGATGAACGAGTGTAGCTGATGGAATTGCATTAAGTTTAACACAAAGAATCGTTCGTGTCAGTGCTTCACAGAGGGTTGTTTtaatataacagttttttttttaatttgcagacagtttgtgtgaactctatggcgtTGGAGACAGGACGCTTCACGTGCTCCAGtttacacgcagtgactgaagaggaGATGCGATGTACCGTTGCTTGTTTTAGACAATGGGGACGGGACTGAGcgcttacagagacgagggacTAACATGAACACAGAGTAACATGAACACTCAAAGGCACACACAATTTCACAGTCACGATGTTAACTCGGGGGGAAAGACGCCCTGCATGGCCGATTGGCTGAAAAGCAGAACAGAAGCAGCCTATCACATGAGGGGAGGTGGGTGGTGTTCTTATGACGTCACCGCTGCCAGGTCTATAAAGAGACCCGTTGTGCGCTTTCACGTCAGATGAAGAAAACGAGTCTTTAGGTTTGTGTGGAGCAGCGAGCACGCTGGAAACTAGAGACCAAGTGAAGCGCTGGAAATCCTGCGAGCTCCTCGGGACGCTGCTGGGGGCGGTCAGCCGCCGGGCTTGTCCAGTAATGTTGTGGTTAAGCGCTCACCGCTGTGTCCTGACGGGTCCCGGAGAGGCTcagtatatttcattttgaaatgcctACAATGCGTCCTTCTGTTTTCAATGTGCAGGTCTATATGTTtctattttgtaatgtgtttatttagtggAGGAGTTTCATGGTAGTTTCGTATTCACTTTCTCATTGCCCTCACAGTGATTTGTGAAAGAGCCTCATGTTTTAAATGATTGTTGAACACACTTCAAtaataaaggttattttaaaGCCGGTTTGACACACCAAGCATTTGAAAAGCAGATTCAATCAATAATAATGGAATTGTATTAACACAAGATGTCTGTGCTTCACAAAGCTCGTTAACAGTGCAGAGGTGCCAGCTTATAAAAGCAGAACCGaggagaacagcagcagcatttctttttttcaaggcCAGGGTCTGCTAGTCTGAGAAATGAAAAGGCTCTTGGGTCTGGCAAGCCAGTAACattatttctgctgtttaatGTAGAACTGGTAACTGTAAACACATGGCATTTACAATGAACAACCCCAATACAAAGACTtcaacacagatttttatttattttgtgtttcttctggatttaaatatcagTAATGAAGAGTGAGTGCTTCAAACCTGGACTcaaatattcaacctcaaaactatatcaaaataacaacacctgAAGAAAGATTTGATctcctctcctcagagctgcaggttcctctctctcctctcctcagagctgcagctccctcagtagcaggttcctctctcctcagagctgcagctccctcagtagcaggttcctctctctcctctcctctcctcagagctgcagctccctcagtagcaggtgtacctctctctgtctctccagtCTGTGCTGCAGGGTCTGGTGCTCCGGCAGCTCATAGAATGAAAAGGTGAAGCTGCGGCTGAAGCTGAGGTTGGAGACGGAGCGGAGGGGGGGCAGCCTGGCTGTGAGGAGCCGGGGGCGAAGGGGGGCTTCCTGGGGGCTCTGCCCCTGCTCCCCGTACTGTCTCCACTAATTCATTATTACTGAAGAAACAACGGGAGCGCCAAGCCTTCCTCAATAGgcaaagctagcgctgctgttcatgggtcaacataagaacataagaacacaagaaagtttagaAACGACAGGCCcatcggcccatcttgcttgtttggttgttagtagcgtattgatcccagaatctcatcaagcagcttcttgaaggatcccagggtggcaGCTTCAAAatcattattggggagttggttccagaccctcacaattctgtgtgtaaaaaagtgcctcatattttctgtaaagaatgcccctttatctactctcccttgggtcaataccttttagaattttgaatgcttgaatcagatggcCAAGTAGccttctttgctcaagactgaatagattcaattctttaagccggtctgcatatgacatgccttttaaacccggaataattctggttgctcttctttgcactctttctagagcagcaatatccttttcgtagtgaggtgaccagaactgaacacaacattctagatgaggtcttactaatgcattgtaaagttttaacattacttcccttgatttaaattcaacacttttcacaatatatccgagcatcttgttggcttttttgtctagatgaagacatttcttcaatttcagtatctgccataagattattttataatgcacatttttactgcctgcatgcagtaccttacacttttctctattaaatgtcatttgccaagtGTCTGCCCAGATATCCACCTTTCCCCTGGAGTCCCGAACAGGAACTCCAGCCTTCATGAGTGAAGGACACACAGTGCAAAACCACAGCGTGTTTGAAACTGTGCTGTTCTTCACTTGAAATAGTTTCATACaccaaagacattgaaaaaagctTCCAATTGAAACTTCTGTCGCTGGAACTTCTTAGGTTTCGTTTAGTATTTCAGGACTTCAAAAACTCTGCCTATTAGATCAAGTGACTTGAGAAATACTGCAGTTCATCTTGCATACATTTGAGTAAGCACATActtttaaacaagcaaaaacaaaacacacacattttgtatATGTTGTATTGCTTAGAATGAATAATGCAATAAGCCAAACATGAAGCTGTTCCCTGTCCAGTGCAGGGAGCACGGCCTTTTCTGCAGGCTTGATTCAGAAACCAGAACAAATATTATGATTGGTTTTAAAGCTctataatttaattattaaaaatctGTTACAAATACCAGACTGAACAGAATgcatttcagggatggaaattaaactcctattgcataactgtttcatccattccaggttttactacaagcttgattagccacagtgtacagataacaagctcaggtgagtcttacgaaactcatagtaaaaccaggaatggattgaactgctatgcaataagagttaTTTCCAGGCCTGCATTTTTCAAGTTTCGATTTGTACTGAAACTTCAAAAAAAATGCAGGTATACATTTAAGAAAGTAAGCCAAGCAGACAGTTTTCAACGAGTGCCTTCAATGCTTCAACATTTGTCAACTTGGTTTTAAAGTTTCTTAAGAGTTTTACCTTCCAAGTTTCAACTTGTCCCATCTGCCAACCCCATTGTCTGAGAGCAGAACTACCTGGCCCTTCTGGAGAGAGGAGATCTCTGCTTCCCTCAGTCCCCTCACACTAAGGGAGATGCAGCTTGCATCTCAGGGTTACTGCCCCTGGTGGAGGGAGGAGAGATAGCACTCTCCTCGCTCTCAGCCCTGGCAATCTCCTCCTCACTCAGCGACACAGGCCTGTACTTCTCCTCGTACAGCCTCTCGTTCTCCTGGGAGCGCAGCTGCTTGGGGGAGATGGTCCTCAGGTGGGGGGGCAGGTTCCTGAACTCCTGCTCATTGATGTCGAAGTCCCTCATCTTCCTCTCCAGGATCCACCAGCGGCAGCAGAAGCCCAGGTCCAGCACCCTGCTGGGGAAGTGCAGCCAGCGTGGGCGCAGGGACTGGCAGCGAGCCTCGTACAGGCTGCTGTCAGGGTGGAAGGGAGCCTCGTACACCAGCGACAGCAAGCCCAGGCTCTGGTAGCGCAGGCGCCCCTGGTTCCTCAGCTTGGTCAGCCCCTGCACATGCCCGTCAGAGTCCCCACTGCGTATCCAcggtgacagcagcagcagcgtatTGGAGGCCTCCAGCAAGCTGCTCTCGAAGGAGGCTTCGCTCGGGTTCCAGTGGCAGCAGGCTCCGGCCCCGCCCAGCAGAGACAGGTACAGGGCAGCCTTTCCAGGACGCTCCCTGGCTCCGGCGAACACGTCGCGGCAGGCCTCTTTGTAATCGCGGAGCAGGCCCTTCCACCACAGGCCTGCACAGGGGAGAGAGGACAGGACTGGGTTTCAGAACATGGTTTAGGTATATTTTTAAATGCCCAGGAGCAATGAATAGAATAGCCATGGCTCGGAATGCATTAGGAGGCAACAACGATCACGTTCACAGCGAtttgttgttggtttgtttacGGGTTAGCGGTGTTGACAGTAAACTGCGGGATCCGGCCACTCCTTCACTTTACTCAGCAATccatatatttaaatgaatacagcATGATAGGattaatgagaagaaaaaaaacaagaccaaAAACAGCCAAGTGAGAATAAACCAACCATGTAAAGATGTGATCTCTACAAAGAGGCTGAATCATATACAGACAACGTTTGAGGGCAGTCCTGT
The sequence above is drawn from the Acipenser ruthenus chromosome 29, fAciRut3.2 maternal haplotype, whole genome shotgun sequence genome and encodes:
- the LOC131702080 gene encoding mitochondrial import inner membrane translocase subunit Tim29-like, coding for MAAARVCRRWCSTAARAAGDTGLTAAARAGAESQRVTAGKGSRWERLRDGRMGLWWKGLLRDYKEACRDVFAGARERPGKAALYLSLLGGAGACCHWNPSEASFESSLLEASNTLLLLSPWIRSGDSDGHVQGLTKLRNQGRLRYQSLGLLSLVYEAPFHPDSSLYEARCQSLRPRWLHFPSRVLDLGFCCRWWILERKMRDFDINEQEFRNLPPHLRTISPKQLRSQENERLYEEKYRPVSLSEEEIARAESEESAISPPSTRGSNPEMQAASPLV